A region of the Kribbella sp. NBC_01245 genome:
GTCCTGCTGACCGTTCTCGTCGATCTTGCCTGGCTTCGACGGAGTGGTCGGCTTCTTCGTCGGGGTGCCGGTTGTCGGACCGGTCGACGTTGACGGCTTGCTGGGCGCTGTCTTGGGCTTCAGCGCCTTCGCGACCACGGCACGCAGGCCGTCGTAATCCGGGTGCGGGTAGGCGAACTTGAGCGCCTTGCCGTCCAGCGGCACGGCCGCGACCTTGGCCCCCTTGACCTTCAGCCCGAGCTTGATGAACTCGGGCAGCAGGTTCTGCGGGATGTCCGTGCGGATCAGGTCTTTGCCGGCAGCGGCGAGCTTCTGATAGCTCAACACCAGGTTGGCCGGGTTGGCCTTCGCCGCGATGGCGTTGATGGCGCACCGCTGGCGCGCGCTGCGGGCGTCGTCCGGGTTGGGGATCTGGTAGCGACCGCGGGCATACCAGAGGGCCTCTAGACCCATCAGGTGCTTGTTCGGCCCGGGCTGGAGGTAGTAGTTCGGCGGGCGTTTGGCGTCGTCACTACCGCCGACTGGAATCGGGTAGTTGATGTTGACGGTGATACCGCCCAGAGCGTCGACGATCGACGTGAAGCCCTTGAGGTTGATCTGCGCGTAGTAGTCGATCTCGAGCCCGACAGCCTCGCCCACGGACACCTTGAGGATGTCGGCGCCCTCGTTGTCGGACTGGCCCAGAATGCCCGGGTACTTGTCGGGGATGTTCTGGTACATCGCGTCGAGCATCCACTCGAGCCGCTCCTGCAGGCTGATGCCGTCCTTGCCGAAGCCGTCCGGGTACTTCTCGTGCAGCGGCGAGTCCTCGGGGAAGGGCATGAACATCAGCTTGCGGGGCAGCGAGATGAGCGCGGTGGCGCCGGTCTTCGTATCGATACTGGCCACGATGACCGTGTCGGTCCGCACGCCCTTGCGGCCCGGACCGTCGTCGGCGCCGAGCAGCAGGATGTTCAGCCGCGGCTTGCCGGCCCACGGGTCGTTCTCGTTCGCGACCTCTTTACGGGTGGCGCTCTTGCCGTCGGCGAACACCTTGTTGAGCAGGT
Encoded here:
- a CDS encoding LCP family protein, producing the protein MASHHEPTPTRGRARRAAPKGRRVRKAEPTGRRAEPSSRRAEDGRSTAKALGLTLVSALLPGSGYLMAGRRRLGATVLGFTLFLGVIAGGYVVIKGSDVLELAVNPTQLLLVTVGMVLLVVGWVAVIITSHRMLRPQGGSTGSRALGAALVGLLCFAITAPMALAAETAMVQRDLLNKVFADGKSATRKEVANENDPWAGKPRLNILLLGADDGPGRKGVRTDTVIVASIDTKTGATALISLPRKLMFMPFPEDSPLHEKYPDGFGKDGISLQERLEWMLDAMYQNIPDKYPGILGQSDNEGADILKVSVGEAVGLEIDYYAQINLKGFTSIVDALGGITVNINYPIPVGGSDDAKRPPNYYLQPGPNKHLMGLEALWYARGRYQIPNPDDARSARQRCAINAIAAKANPANLVLSYQKLAAAGKDLIRTDIPQNLLPEFIKLGLKVKGAKVAAVPLDGKALKFAYPHPDYDGLRAVVAKALKPKTAPSKPSTSTGPTTGTPTKKPTTPSKPGKIDENGQQDLKSACEYDPVSPDR